In Eriocheir sinensis breed Jianghai 21 chromosome 12, ASM2467909v1, whole genome shotgun sequence, the following proteins share a genomic window:
- the LOC126997400 gene encoding uncharacterized protein LOC126997400 — protein MRSSPMVPRRKRPQASAVVVLRKYRRLRRRRRRSLRQEYQKLRSLLPGAPRSPQLRRKVGVVDAAYQYICQLQSALLAKFSARGVPADLAGVVGGKVSSASDVRALAIHLIHSTNMAPSFMTLPSPPCGLPSFRTTSSTSPAPTPSLSSRISATQYFIGKSGLKK, from the exons GCCTCGGCGGTTGTAGTGTTGAGGAAGTACAGGCGACTcaggcgccgccgccgccgatccCTTCGTCAGGAATATCAGAAGCTTCGCTCCCTGCTGCCGGGTGCCCCAAGGTCACCTCAACTACGTCGCAAG GTCGGGGTGGTGGACGCAGCCTACCAGTACATCTGTCAGCTACAGTCCGCACTACTCGCCAAGTTTTCTGCCAGAGGCGTTCCGGCTGACCTGGCAG GCGTGGTGGGCGGAAAGGTGTCTTCAGCGTCGGACGTGCGGGCCCTTGCTATCCACCTCATCCACTCCACCAACATGGCGCCCTCGTTCATGACCCTCCCGTCACCCCCCTGcggcctcccttccttccgcacCACCTCCAGCACGTCTCCGGCACCAACGCCGTCGCTGTCCTCTCGGATCTCCGCTACACAATATTTTATAGGAAAATCGGGCTTAAAAAAATAA
- the LOC126997401 gene encoding calponin homology domain-containing protein DDB_G0272472-like isoform X1, which yields MSSVLFRRGPRERLAVSRETRSRPRVWSAVHLAVLVAVLVVASAAVRGLPRVEAERSLEAASSNSELQGRVEAEAEVLQAFPGERQGSTVLKVPVQVRLVRDVEVVSGKKEPLFLGWKPYKEWKHEHIASVRKKSSDKLKRFQLESNPRRGKRAVEAVKVICKDSTCKSMGDEEEGNGARNFDEMSRMFGDEYDTKTGSADGGQYKYKKEFSIEPSRGAGVNGEEVSKALEEAFDQMGVTADHQERIKKEFIEVLRVKRVTDENPKPKSKSKKVHHAGLKNWENGQEDETESLSEEEANEKLFKRRFDEKEQEKEATLNNDDHGKKDIWIEEKREFEEEGEDENEEGEKEKDETREEKKKEENKKKKKEENKKKKKEEKKKEEDKEDEHEDDEEEKEVDEEDSTGSLATMLNKKLRKALGVNEQNEEGLSKKVDEEDDEEENEDDEADDDEEEAAADDDDEKEDEAEDEAADEEEEEKVEDEAEDEDNEDEVADENDDKDEDEAAAADEDDENKAEDEEEDKDDDDKEEDEAEDEEEKDEKEDEEDKK from the exons atgagctctgtgctcttccggaGGGGTCctagggaacggctggctgtctcgagagagactcgcagcagaccaagag TGTGGTCGGCGGTGCATCTGGCGGTGctggtggcggtgctggtggtggcgtcGGCGGCAGTGCGCGGACTGCCCCGTGTTGAGGCTGAACGATCACTGGAGGCAGCGTccag CAACAGTGAGCTACAAGGCAGAGTGGAGGCAGAGGCCGAGGTGCTGCAAGCCTTCCCGGGTGAACGCCAAGGGAGCACAGTACTCAAGGTCCCGGTCCAGGTGAGGCTGGTCAGGGACGTGGAGGTCGTCAGTGGAAAAAAGGAGCCACTCTTCTTGGGGTGGAAGCCATACAAGGAATGGAAGCATGAACATATTGCCTCAGTAAGAAAGAAGAGTTCTGATAAGTTAAAGCGATTTCAATTGGAGTCAAAtccaagaagaggaaaacgagcaGTGGAAGCAGTGAAAGTCATCTGTAAAGACAGTACGTGCAAGTCgatgggagatgaggaggaaggaaacggagcACGGAACTTCGATGAAATGTCAAGAATGTTCGGGGATGAGTATGATACGAAGACTGGCTCAGCAGATGGCGGACAATACAAGTACAAGAAAGAGTTCAGTATAGAGCCATCAAGAGGAGCAGGGGTCAACGGAGAAGAAGTATCAAAAGCGCTAGAGGAGGCGTTTGACCAGATGGGTGTTACGGCAGACCATCAAGAAAGGATTAAAAAAGAGTTCATAGAGGTGCTTCGGGTAAAAAGGGTCACTGATGAAAACCCGAAGCCAAAGTCGAAAAGCAAAAAGGTTCACCACGCAGGACTGAAAAATTGGGAAAATGGTCAAGAGGATGAAACTGAATCTCTCTCTGAAGAAGAAGCAAATGAAAAACTGTTTAAACGAAGATTCgatgaaaaagagcaagaaaaagaggcaacattaaATAATGATGACCATGGCAAAAAAGATATatggatagaagaaaaaagagaattcgaagaggaaggagaagacgaaaacgaagaaggggaaaaggagaaggatgagacaagggaggagaagaagaaggaggagaacaagaagaagaagaaggaggagaacaagaagaagaagaaggaggagaaaaagaaggaggaggataaggaggatgagcatgaagatgacgaggaggaaaaggaagtagacgAAGAAGATAGTACAGGTTCCCTTGCTACAATGCTGAATAAAAAACTGAGAAAAGCGTTGGGAGTAAATGAACAAAATGAAGAAGGGTTAAGCAAAAaggtggatgaggaagatgatgaggaggagaatgaggatgatgaggctgatgatgatgaggaggaggctgctgctgatgatgatgatgagaaggaggatgaggctGAAGATGAGGCtgctgatgaagaggaggaggagaaggtggaggatgaGGCTGAAGATGAGGATAATGAGGACGAGGTTgcagatgaaaatgatgataaagatgaggacgaggctgctgctgctgatgaagatgatgagaataaggctgaagatgaggaggaggataaagatgatgatgataaggaggaggatgaagctgaagatgaggaggagaaggatgaaaaggaagatgaggaagataaaaaataa
- the LOC126997401 gene encoding glutamic acid-rich protein-like isoform X2: protein MSSVLFRRGPRERLAVSRETRSRPRVWSAVHLAVLVAVLVVASAAVRGLPRVEAERSLEAASSELQGRVEAEAEVLQAFPGERQGSTVLKVPVQVRLVRDVEVVSGKKEPLFLGWKPYKEWKHEHIASVRKKSSDKLKRFQLESNPRRGKRAVEAVKVICKDSTCKSMGDEEEGNGARNFDEMSRMFGDEYDTKTGSADGGQYKYKKEFSIEPSRGAGVNGEEVSKALEEAFDQMGVTADHQERIKKEFIEVLRVKRVTDENPKPKSKSKKVHHAGLKNWENGQEDETESLSEEEANEKLFKRRFDEKEQEKEATLNNDDHGKKDIWIEEKREFEEEGEDENEEGEKEKDETREEKKKEENKKKKKEENKKKKKEEKKKEEDKEDEHEDDEEEKEVDEEDSTGSLATMLNKKLRKALGVNEQNEEGLSKKVDEEDDEEENEDDEADDDEEEAAADDDDEKEDEAEDEAADEEEEEKVEDEAEDEDNEDEVADENDDKDEDEAAAADEDDENKAEDEEEDKDDDDKEEDEAEDEEEKDEKEDEEDKK, encoded by the exons atgagctctgtgctcttccggaGGGGTCctagggaacggctggctgtctcgagagagactcgcagcagaccaagag TGTGGTCGGCGGTGCATCTGGCGGTGctggtggcggtgctggtggtggcgtcGGCGGCAGTGCGCGGACTGCCCCGTGTTGAGGCTGAACGATCACTGGAGGCAGCGTccag TGAGCTACAAGGCAGAGTGGAGGCAGAGGCCGAGGTGCTGCAAGCCTTCCCGGGTGAACGCCAAGGGAGCACAGTACTCAAGGTCCCGGTCCAGGTGAGGCTGGTCAGGGACGTGGAGGTCGTCAGTGGAAAAAAGGAGCCACTCTTCTTGGGGTGGAAGCCATACAAGGAATGGAAGCATGAACATATTGCCTCAGTAAGAAAGAAGAGTTCTGATAAGTTAAAGCGATTTCAATTGGAGTCAAAtccaagaagaggaaaacgagcaGTGGAAGCAGTGAAAGTCATCTGTAAAGACAGTACGTGCAAGTCgatgggagatgaggaggaaggaaacggagcACGGAACTTCGATGAAATGTCAAGAATGTTCGGGGATGAGTATGATACGAAGACTGGCTCAGCAGATGGCGGACAATACAAGTACAAGAAAGAGTTCAGTATAGAGCCATCAAGAGGAGCAGGGGTCAACGGAGAAGAAGTATCAAAAGCGCTAGAGGAGGCGTTTGACCAGATGGGTGTTACGGCAGACCATCAAGAAAGGATTAAAAAAGAGTTCATAGAGGTGCTTCGGGTAAAAAGGGTCACTGATGAAAACCCGAAGCCAAAGTCGAAAAGCAAAAAGGTTCACCACGCAGGACTGAAAAATTGGGAAAATGGTCAAGAGGATGAAACTGAATCTCTCTCTGAAGAAGAAGCAAATGAAAAACTGTTTAAACGAAGATTCgatgaaaaagagcaagaaaaagaggcaacattaaATAATGATGACCATGGCAAAAAAGATATatggatagaagaaaaaagagaattcgaagaggaaggagaagacgaaaacgaagaaggggaaaaggagaaggatgagacaagggaggagaagaagaaggaggagaacaagaagaagaagaaggaggagaacaagaagaagaagaaggaggagaaaaagaaggaggaggataaggaggatgagcatgaagatgacgaggaggaaaaggaagtagacgAAGAAGATAGTACAGGTTCCCTTGCTACAATGCTGAATAAAAAACTGAGAAAAGCGTTGGGAGTAAATGAACAAAATGAAGAAGGGTTAAGCAAAAaggtggatgaggaagatgatgaggaggagaatgaggatgatgaggctgatgatgatgaggaggaggctgctgctgatgatgatgatgagaaggaggatgaggctGAAGATGAGGCtgctgatgaagaggaggaggagaaggtggaggatgaGGCTGAAGATGAGGATAATGAGGACGAGGTTgcagatgaaaatgatgataaagatgaggacgaggctgctgctgctgatgaagatgatgagaataaggctgaagatgaggaggaggataaagatgatgatgataaggaggaggatgaagctgaagatgaggaggagaaggatgaaaaggaagatgaggaagataaaaaataa